ACCTGCGGGCAAGGAAAACAAGGAACCTTATTGGACTGGTAAACAGATATTCAGCCAGATACTCCCGAAGGGTTTGGATTTACAGTTCAAAGCTGAGATATGCGAACATTGTGATGTCTGCAAGGGTGTGGATTGTGAGAACGATGCCTATGTGGTTATTAAAGACGGTGTTCTGGAAAGGGGAACGATCGATGAAAAAGCCATCGGCGCTTTCAAGAGTGTGATACTGGATAAACTCATGAAAGAATTCAATCCCCAGGTCGCATGCAAATTCATTGATGATGCGACTCGTCTCTCTATAAGAGGGATAATGAGAAAGGGATTCAGTTTCGGGATAGACGATGAATATATACCTCCCGAGGCTCAAACCCACATTAATGAGGTTCTGGGACAGGCCAGCGACAAAGTTGAAAAACTGATAGCTGCGTATAAAGCAGGCGAGCTTGAACAATTGCCTGGACGAACCCTTACTGAAACACTTGAGATGGAGATAATGAAAGAACTCTCAAAAGCAAGAGACTCAACGGGTGATATTGCTGGAAGACATCTTGGGATGGATAACTCAGCAGTTATAATGGCCCGCTCCGGCGCACGAGGTTCGATGCTCAACCTGACACAGATGGCTGCATGCGTGGGACAGCAGGCAGTCCGAGGTGAGAGAATTAAGAGAGGATACGCCGGACGCACGCTTCCGCATTTTGAGCGAGGGGATCTTGGGTCAAAGGCTCACGGGTTTGTGAGGGCAAGCTACAAGAGCGGCCTGTCACCCACAGAGTATTTCTTCCATGCCATAGGTGGACGAGAAGGTCTGGTAGATACAGCCGTCAGGACCTCGCAATCAGGTTATCTGCAGCGGCGGCTTGTTAACGCTTTGCAGGACCTGGAAGTACAATATGATGGCACTGTCAGGGATACAAGAAAAATGATAATACAGTTCAAGTATGGAGAAGATGGGATCAATCCGATGAACAGCGATTTCAGTAAACCTGAGGCCATCAAGCGGGTTATCGATTCCGTGATGGGGGGGAAGGAATAAGTATGGACCAAAAAGCAACAGAAGAGGCAGTTGCAGGTATAGGGCTTCCCCAGAAGATAGCGGATAACCTATTGCGTGAACTTAAGAGCATGAAGGTGACGAAAAAACAGCTTGATGAGATCATCAAACGCACCGCAAACATGTATGATCATTCTAAGATCGAGGCAGGCGAGGCGGCAGGTGTGGTATCGGCGCAGTCGATAGGCGAACCGGGTACGCAGATGACAATGAGAACTTTCCACTACGCTGGAGTTGCTGAAATAAACGTTACGCTGGGTTTGCCGCGTCTTATCGAAATCGTGGACGCGCGGAAAAACCCGAGCACGCCAATGATGACCATATTCCTGGAGAAAGATTATGCATTCGACAGGGATAAGGCGCGTGAGCTTGCCTGGAAGATAGAGTCTACAAATATTACCGTGCTGGGAAGCATGTCAACGGATATCACAGAAATGAAAATCGTGGTGGAACTCAATAAAAAAGCAATCCTCCAGCGCAATATGACACCCCAGGAAATAGCCAAGAAAATCGAGGAAGAACTGGGTGTTTCAGCCGAAGTATCCGGAGACGATTTGCTGATGAGACCCGAAGAGCCTTCCTACAGGCAACTGCTCCAGCTCGTTAAGAGCGTACAATCCGTAATATTGAAAGGCATAAAGGGCATAAAAAGGGTCGTGATCAGGAAAGAAGAGGGTGGCGAATATGTTTTATACACTGAAGGCTCTGCACTTAAAGAGGTGCTGGCGATAGATGGGGTTGACGCTACCAGGACGAGAACGAACAATATTAATGAAATCTTTGAGGTCATGGGGATAGAAGCGGCAAGAAGCTCACTCATCCATGAGGCAACAGAAACTCTCAGGGAACAGGGCTTGACAGTGGATGTCCGCCATATCATGCTCGTAGCTGATATAATGACTGTGGACGGCGATGTAAAACCAATAGGCAGACACGGCATATCCGGCGAAAAAGCAAGTGTCCTTGCAAGAGCTGCATTTGAGGTAACCGTCACCCATCTCCTGGATTCAGGTCTGAGCGGCGATGTTGACGAACTTCGTGGAGTGACCGAAAATGTAATAGTAGGACAGCCCATAAAGTTGGGAACCGGAAATGTTAAACTGATCGCAAAAAAAGCAATTAAAGGAGAATAATCATGGAAATCGACATAAACAAATCACTGAGAAGCGTTTTATCGACTGGCAAAGTACTGATTGGAACCAAACAAACCATGGATGCAGTAAAGAGTGGAAAAGCGCAGGCTGTTGTAGTATCGTCTAATTGTCCAGAAAAAGCGAGGAATGAAATAAAGGGCGTACCAGTAATAAAATACGCAGGGTCTATTGTTGATCTCGGGGTTGCATGCGGCAAACCGTTCTCCATAGCCGCCCTCGCGGTGATAGAACCGGGAGAATCGGATATACTCTCTTTCGGGAGCATGAATGAGTGAAGTTAAATTAAGCACTGAAGGAATAAGGTACATCGCATTATTTGAAAACCTCACAGGTGCCCGCACAAAGGATTGCTATGAGGATGTTGAGAATAACAGATTGATTTTCGTGGTTAAGAATGGCGATATGGGACTTGCTATTGGAAAAGGCGGGGACCGGATAAACCGCGTAAAGAAAGCCATAGGCAAACATATAGAGATAATCGAACACTCCGAAGACCCTGTTGAGTTCGTGAAAAACGCTTTTCACCCGATCGTAATAAAGAATGCCAGTATCGTTGTGAAGGATGACAAGCGTATAGCTTATGTAGAGGTAAATACTAAAGAGAAGGGTCTTGCCATCGGGAGAGATGGAAAGAATATTGAAAAGGTCAAAAAACTCTCCCTGAGGCACCACAATATTGAGGATGTTATTATTCAATAAGTCCCCGTAATATTTTACGGGGTTTTTGGAGGAAAAACTTCATGGGAAAAGGAATATATGCTGCTCGCAAGCTCAAAAATGATCATAAAAATTTCAGATGGAGCGACGGTAATTACAGCCGCAGGGCTCTAAATCTTGACGTAAAGGCCGACCCTCTCGGGGGAGCACCCCGGGCAAGAGGAATTGCACTGGAAAAAGTAGGGATCGAGGCTAAACAGCCAAACTCAGGAATACGGAAATGCATAAGGCTGCAGCTCATCAAGAATGGTAAACAGATAACTGCATTCTGTCCGAGTGATGGCGCTATCAACTTCATAGATGAACATGATGAGGTTATGGTTGAACGCATAGGCGGAAGGATGGGCGGAGCAATGGGAGATATTCCTGGAGTACGCTGGAAAGTAGTAACGGTCAATAACGTGGATTTAAGACAGATGGTACTTGGCAAGAAGGAAAAACCGGTGAGATAGTATGCACAAATTGTTTGGAAAATGGGATTTTTCTGAAGTTGAGGTCAAGGATCCGAGTGTCAAGAATTATATAACAATTACGCCGATCTTTATTCCCCACTCGGGGGGAAGGAATTCAAAACGGCAGTTCAGCAAGTCGACCCTGAACATTGTTGAGCGCCTTGTCAATAAGATGCTGCGCGAAGAGAACAATACCGGTCAGAAGATCACCGCAATCAAGACAGTAAAAAAAGCTTTTGAGATAATCAATAAAAAGACCGGACAGAACCCCGTGCAGATACTGGTCAATGCAGTCACAAATGCTGGACCCAGGGAAGAGACCGTCAGGTTGCAGTACGGTGGTATCGCGGTTCCGAAATCCGTTGATACGGCACCACAGCGCCGTGTGGATACCGCTCTTCGCTTAATAGCTGAAGGTGCACAGCAGGCCGCTTTCGGCAAGAAGAAGTCTCTTGTTGACGCTCTTGCAGATGAGATAATCGCTGCAGCCAACTTTGACATCAAAGGGTATGCCATGGGGAAGAGGGACAACATCGAACGCGTAGCAAAAGCCGCACGTTAATAATTTGAATGAGCATCTTTGCGGGTCAGGCCGCAAAGATTTTTCTTATTTACCAGCGCGTATTGTAAGTTTTCTGTCTTATTTTCACGCCATTGATGTCATTATAGGATATTTCCTTGATCTGGAATTCATCTGGCAGATGTATGTTGTTAACACTTTCTTCCTGCCCGGGCGAGAGGGATGAGATTGAAACCGGCTCATCTACCGGGCCTATCTTGAATGTTATCTCTAGGGCTGGTCCCTTGCCTATGTTCTTGACGTGTAAAACCTGGCGTCTTCTCGTCTCCCCTATGATCACCGAAACGTAAGTGGTCCTGAAATTCAGCCAGGGTTTGTCCTGGGCGAGCCATAGTTTGTTATTGATGTTTGCTAAATGAATTATGGATACCACAAGAGTCATTGTTGAAATCGCTGTGAAGGCTGCGAAAATTGCTATTATGCTGTCCAAATCCATCATTATTATAATAACATCAAAGGTATAAAACTTTAATGTTTTTGGTGTCGGAAGGAAATCAGATTGAAATCCGCAAGGTATCAGAGCCGATGCTCATGAATTTTGTCTTTCCTTCGGTTTACTTGATTTCTGTTTTCATATTCAGGCGCTGGGTGGGATAGCAAGGACCGCAGGATAGTAAATAGAATTCATCTTTAAAACTCTGAAATTTGGAAATTTTTGTTAAGGAAATTTAGAATGCGATCACTAACCATCTTGGGCTGGTCCATTGACAATATGTGACCTGCATCAGGAATCATTTCAGCCTGGATATTTGGCATCCGTCGAGTGGCCCGGTCTATGGCTTTCGAAGCGGAAAGGATGACTTCTTTTTCCCCTATCAGCAAGAGGGCAGGGGTTTTGATCTGCCGCAGTTCGTCATCTGTGAATTCGGTCGGGAATACCAGTTTAAACCTGCAAGTTGCAGCCAAAACCAATTGCTCAAAATAGGTCTCATTCGGCCATTTTACGAATAACGGCCGTATGCTATTGATTATAAAAGGTCGAATTGGAAAGAGCATCGAAGGAACTATACGCAAAATGTACATTTTATTGAACGGGGCAAATGCCGCTGGCGGACTGAGCAGCACAATCTTCTTCACTCGCTCCCGGGCATACAGAGCCAAATTCAATGTCACCCATCCGCCATACGATGCTCCCACCACATCAGCCTGTGTAACATCAAGCTCATTAAACACATCAGTTAACCAGAGGGCGTAATCAGACTTATTTTGAGGTGGGTGACTGACCACACTTTTGCCTGCATCCCCTATTATATCCAACGCATAGACTCGATATTCACGGCTCAGGTCAGCAATGTTGGGGAACCACATGGTAGCGCTTGCGCTCGTGGCATGCAAAAGCACTAATGGTGGCGCACCTTTTGGCCCGCTTGCAATGACATGGGTTTTGCCAAACCGCGTGGGCATGTCAAAAGACTCATAGGGCACAGGCCAGAGGGCAAGAACGGCGTCATAGGAGGCCATATATTTGGCTTGACTTAAAGGTGTTTTAAAGATTGATAAATTTTCAGGCATGTATTAATGAATTACCTATTCACTTCTCTTATAATCTATCAGTATCCAAAGTCTATAATCTTTGCCTCCAGGAGACAGGGCTTGGTCATGTACAATAATTGACTATCAAGACTGGATGGCATTGATTTTTAGCAGAAATTCATGTATAATATTAATTTGAATAAATGTCTATTTAGAATAAAATAATATTAATATTTATCTTGAATTCCACGAACAACGAGTACAGGCATTTTCGAATTATGGATTACTTTCTCAGAAACACTCCCATGCAAGAATCATTTCCACCAGTTTTTTCCTGATGTTCCCATTATGATAAGGTCAATTGAGTTGTTCTCTGCATATTCTAATATTTTTTTGTCAGAATGTCCTTCAACAGGACGTTCTC
The Candidatus Methanoperedens sp. genome window above contains:
- a CDS encoding 30S ribosomal protein S12, producing the protein MGKGIYAARKLKNDHKNFRWSDGNYSRRALNLDVKADPLGGAPRARGIALEKVGIEAKQPNSGIRKCIRLQLIKNGKQITAFCPSDGAINFIDEHDEVMVERIGGRMGGAMGDIPGVRWKVVTVNNVDLRQMVLGKKEKPVR
- a CDS encoding alpha/beta hydrolase: MASYDAVLALWPVPYESFDMPTRFGKTHVIASGPKGAPPLVLLHATSASATMWFPNIADLSREYRVYALDIIGDAGKSVVSHPPQNKSDYALWLTDVFNELDVTQADVVGASYGGWVTLNLALYARERVKKIVLLSPPAAFAPFNKMYILRIVPSMLFPIRPFIINSIRPLFVKWPNETYFEQLVLAATCRFKLVFPTEFTDDELRQIKTPALLLIGEKEVILSASKAIDRATRRMPNIQAEMIPDAGHILSMDQPKMVSDRILNFLNKNFQISEF
- a CDS encoding NusA-like transcription termination signal-binding factor, which translates into the protein MSEVKLSTEGIRYIALFENLTGARTKDCYEDVENNRLIFVVKNGDMGLAIGKGGDRINRVKKAIGKHIEIIEHSEDPVEFVKNAFHPIVIKNASIVVKDDKRIAYVEVNTKEKGLAIGRDGKNIEKVKKLSLRHHNIEDVIIQ
- the rpoA2 gene encoding DNA-directed RNA polymerase subunit A'', with translation MDQKATEEAVAGIGLPQKIADNLLRELKSMKVTKKQLDEIIKRTANMYDHSKIEAGEAAGVVSAQSIGEPGTQMTMRTFHYAGVAEINVTLGLPRLIEIVDARKNPSTPMMTIFLEKDYAFDRDKARELAWKIESTNITVLGSMSTDITEMKIVVELNKKAILQRNMTPQEIAKKIEEELGVSAEVSGDDLLMRPEEPSYRQLLQLVKSVQSVILKGIKGIKRVVIRKEEGGEYVLYTEGSALKEVLAIDGVDATRTRTNNINEIFEVMGIEAARSSLIHEATETLREQGLTVDVRHIMLVADIMTVDGDVKPIGRHGISGEKASVLARAAFEVTVTHLLDSGLSGDVDELRGVTENVIVGQPIKLGTGNVKLIAKKAIKGE
- a CDS encoding 30S ribosomal protein S7; its protein translation is MHKLFGKWDFSEVEVKDPSVKNYITITPIFIPHSGGRNSKRQFSKSTLNIVERLVNKMLREENNTGQKITAIKTVKKAFEIINKKTGQNPVQILVNAVTNAGPREETVRLQYGGIAVPKSVDTAPQRRVDTALRLIAEGAQQAAFGKKKSLVDALADEIIAAANFDIKGYAMGKRDNIERVAKAAR
- a CDS encoding 50S ribosomal protein L30e, translating into MEIDINKSLRSVLSTGKVLIGTKQTMDAVKSGKAQAVVVSSNCPEKARNEIKGVPVIKYAGSIVDLGVACGKPFSIAALAVIEPGESDILSFGSMNE